A genomic segment from Streptomyces sp. NBC_00459 encodes:
- the guaA gene encoding glutamine-hydrolyzing GMP synthase, which yields MSAATPAPDTVLVVDFGAQYAQLIARRVREARVYSEIVPSTMPVEEMLAKNPAAIILSGGPSSVYAEGAPTVDRALFEAGVPVFGMCYGFQLMATTLGGTVDNTGAREYGRTQLAVTKPSSTLFEGTPADQSVWMSHGDACSAAPEGFSVTASTDVVPVAAFEDDEKKLYGVQYHPEVMHSTHGQQVLEHFLYRGAGLTPSWTTGNVIDEQVALIREQVGDKRAVCGLSGGVDSAVAAALVQKAIGSQLTCVYVDHGLMRKGETEQVEKDFVASTGVTLKVVDAEERFLTALAGVSDPEEKRKIIGREFIRVFEQAQAEIIADEGPEVAFLVQGTLYPDVVESGGGTGTANIKSHHNVGGLPEDLEFELVEPLRKLFKDEVRMVGQELGLPEEIVQRQPFPGPGLGIRIVGEVTKDRLDLLREADAIAREELTAAGLDRDIWQCPVVLLADVRSVGVQGDGRTYGHPIVLRPVSSEDAMTADWSRLPYEVLAKISTRITNEVADVNRVVLDVTSKPPGTIEWE from the coding sequence GTGTCAGCAGCGACCCCCGCCCCCGACACCGTCCTGGTCGTCGACTTCGGTGCGCAGTACGCCCAGCTCATCGCCCGCCGAGTCCGCGAGGCCCGGGTCTACAGCGAGATCGTGCCGAGCACCATGCCGGTCGAGGAGATGCTCGCCAAGAACCCGGCGGCGATCATCCTCTCCGGCGGCCCCTCCTCCGTGTACGCGGAGGGTGCCCCCACCGTCGACCGCGCCCTCTTCGAGGCCGGCGTCCCCGTCTTCGGCATGTGCTACGGCTTCCAGCTGATGGCGACCACCCTCGGCGGCACGGTCGACAACACCGGAGCCCGCGAGTACGGCCGTACGCAACTCGCCGTCACCAAGCCGTCCTCCACCCTCTTCGAGGGCACCCCGGCGGACCAGTCGGTGTGGATGTCCCACGGCGACGCCTGCTCCGCAGCCCCCGAGGGCTTCTCGGTCACGGCGTCCACGGACGTCGTCCCGGTCGCCGCCTTCGAGGACGACGAGAAGAAGCTGTACGGGGTCCAGTACCACCCCGAGGTCATGCACTCCACGCACGGCCAGCAGGTTCTCGAACACTTCCTCTACCGGGGCGCGGGCCTGACCCCCTCCTGGACCACCGGCAACGTCATCGACGAGCAGGTGGCGCTGATCCGCGAGCAGGTCGGCGACAAGCGCGCCGTCTGCGGCCTCTCCGGCGGCGTGGACTCGGCGGTCGCCGCAGCCCTCGTACAGAAGGCCATCGGCTCCCAGCTGACCTGCGTCTACGTCGACCACGGCCTGATGCGCAAGGGTGAGACCGAACAGGTCGAGAAGGACTTCGTCGCCTCGACCGGCGTCACGCTGAAGGTCGTCGACGCCGAGGAACGCTTCCTGACCGCGCTCGCCGGGGTCTCCGACCCCGAGGAGAAGCGGAAGATCATCGGGCGCGAGTTCATCCGCGTCTTCGAACAGGCACAGGCCGAGATCATCGCGGACGAGGGTCCCGAGGTCGCCTTCCTGGTGCAGGGCACCCTCTACCCCGATGTGGTCGAGTCCGGTGGCGGCACCGGCACCGCCAACATCAAGTCCCACCACAACGTGGGCGGGCTGCCCGAGGACCTCGAGTTCGAGCTGGTCGAGCCGCTGCGCAAGCTCTTCAAGGACGAGGTCCGGATGGTCGGCCAGGAACTGGGCCTGCCGGAGGAGATCGTCCAGCGCCAGCCGTTCCCCGGACCCGGCCTCGGCATCCGGATCGTCGGCGAGGTCACCAAGGACCGCCTCGACCTGCTCCGCGAGGCCGACGCCATCGCCCGCGAGGAACTGACCGCCGCCGGCCTCGACCGCGACATCTGGCAGTGCCCGGTGGTCCTCCTCGCGGACGTGCGCAGCGTCGGCGTCCAGGGCGACGGCCGGACGTACGGCCACCCGATCGTCCTGCGCCCGGTCTCCTCCGAGGACGCGATGACCGCCGACTGGTCCCGCCTCCCGTACGAGGTCCTGGCGAAGATCTCCACGCGCATCACCAACGAGGTCGCGGACGTCAACCGCGTCGTCCTGGACGTGACGAGCAAGCCGCCGGGCACCATCGAGTGGGAGTAG
- a CDS encoding pyridoxamine 5'-phosphate oxidase family protein, with translation MNWAVFTTTEPDLATTVEERFRAFTHHTLATLRKDGSPRTSGLEVRFLHGELWLAMMPDSLKALDLRRDPRFALQANPGPGTDMGGGDVRIGGRAYEVEDPAAKAAYAEEVEPPEPFHLFRTELTEVVRTYVEDEKYLVAQVWQPGEPVRTLRRT, from the coding sequence ATGAACTGGGCAGTATTCACCACCACGGAACCCGACCTGGCCACAACCGTCGAAGAGCGCTTCCGCGCCTTCACGCACCACACCCTCGCCACCCTCCGCAAGGACGGCTCCCCGCGCACCTCCGGCCTCGAAGTCCGTTTCCTGCACGGCGAGTTGTGGCTCGCCATGATGCCGGACTCGCTGAAGGCACTGGACCTGCGCCGCGACCCCCGCTTCGCCCTCCAGGCGAACCCGGGCCCGGGGACGGACATGGGCGGCGGCGATGTGCGGATCGGCGGCCGGGCGTACGAGGTCGAGGACCCGGCCGCCAAGGCCGCGTACGCGGAGGAGGTGGAACCGCCGGAGCCGTTCCACCTCTTCCGTACCGAGCTGACGGAGGTCGTGCGGACGTACGTCGAGGACGAGAAGTACCTGGTCGCGCAGGTCTGGCAGCCAGGAGAGCCGGTGCGGACTCTCAGGCGGACGTGA
- a CDS encoding class II aldolase/adducin family protein, whose translation MHGPTPPLPLPTDQLQFAMPPMYESLDDERRHRKERLAGAIRLFGRFGFEDGVSGHITARDPEYSNCFWVNPFGIPFKQVTVSDLVMANQDGQVIEGRYHINQAAFTVHAQVHAARPDVVAVAHCHSVHGRALSALGDLLDPITQESCAFYEDHALYDAYTGVAVDADEGRRIASALGSRKALVLRNHGLLTVGDSVDAAAWWFMSMERSSQVQLTARAAGRPILIDHKLAVSTREQLGGDLVAWINYQPLWRDISMSEPDLLN comes from the coding sequence ATGCACGGGCCCACTCCGCCCCTGCCCTTGCCCACCGACCAGCTGCAGTTCGCGATGCCCCCGATGTACGAGTCGCTCGACGACGAGCGCAGGCACCGCAAGGAACGGCTGGCCGGAGCGATCAGGCTGTTCGGACGGTTCGGCTTCGAGGACGGTGTCTCGGGGCACATCACGGCGCGCGACCCCGAGTACAGCAACTGCTTCTGGGTGAACCCGTTCGGGATTCCCTTCAAGCAGGTCACCGTGAGCGACCTCGTCATGGCCAACCAGGACGGCCAGGTCATCGAGGGCCGCTATCACATCAACCAGGCGGCCTTCACCGTGCACGCCCAGGTGCACGCCGCCCGCCCGGACGTCGTCGCCGTGGCCCACTGCCACTCGGTGCACGGCCGCGCCCTCTCCGCCCTCGGCGACCTCCTCGACCCGATCACCCAGGAGAGCTGCGCCTTCTACGAGGACCACGCGCTGTACGACGCCTACACGGGCGTCGCCGTGGACGCCGACGAGGGCCGGCGGATCGCGTCCGCGCTGGGCTCCCGCAAGGCCCTCGTGCTGCGCAACCACGGACTGCTCACAGTGGGGGACTCGGTCGATGCGGCCGCCTGGTGGTTCATGTCGATGGAGCGGTCGAGCCAGGTCCAGCTGACGGCGCGCGCGGCGGGCCGACCCATCCTGATCGACCACAAGCTGGCGGTCTCGACGCGGGAACAACTCGGCGGCGACCTGGTCGCGTGGATCAACTACCAGCCCCTGTGGCGGGACATCAGCATGAGCGAGCCGGATCTGCTGAACTAG
- a CDS encoding DUF4429 domain-containing protein: MAEIIQRDGTWVFDGSTVRITPGLHRSVPLFRQTYGEVAVPLEAVSGVVYEPERKRGRLRLRLREGADPLLQATGGRLPDAADPYRLVVDIDRSGVAEYVAEEIRHALLLDQVAEEPAKAYLLPGPPVPVSVRSSDGLVSFDGTQVRIDWADTSDRVKRATGPRIISVHDLVQVDWLPNSGYQDGFMRFVTRETVFSKLPPEKDPFALDLWGSIRRDLLTALVATAVTARLPHPSTRAVDHVERPRLASAIPPRSDHHDVLLRRLRELGELHREGVLTDEEFATTKAAVLRGF, encoded by the coding sequence ATGGCCGAGATCATCCAGCGCGACGGGACCTGGGTCTTCGACGGCAGCACGGTCAGGATCACGCCGGGGCTCCACCGTTCCGTGCCGCTGTTCCGGCAGACGTACGGCGAGGTCGCCGTACCCCTGGAGGCCGTCTCGGGCGTCGTCTACGAGCCCGAACGCAAGCGCGGGCGGCTGCGACTCCGGCTCCGCGAGGGCGCCGACCCGCTGCTCCAGGCGACCGGCGGACGGCTGCCGGACGCCGCCGACCCGTACCGGCTGGTCGTGGACATCGACCGGTCCGGAGTCGCCGAGTACGTCGCCGAGGAGATCCGGCACGCCCTGCTCCTCGACCAGGTCGCCGAGGAACCGGCAAAGGCGTATCTGCTCCCGGGCCCGCCCGTGCCGGTGTCGGTGCGGTCGAGCGACGGCCTGGTGTCGTTCGACGGTACGCAGGTCCGTATCGACTGGGCCGACACCTCCGACCGGGTCAAGCGGGCCACCGGCCCCCGCATCATCTCCGTCCACGATCTCGTCCAGGTCGACTGGCTGCCCAACTCCGGCTACCAGGACGGCTTCATGCGCTTCGTGACCCGCGAGACGGTGTTCTCCAAGCTGCCGCCCGAGAAGGACCCCTTCGCACTCGACCTGTGGGGCAGCATCCGCCGCGATCTGCTCACGGCACTCGTGGCGACCGCGGTCACCGCCCGTCTGCCGCACCCCTCCACCCGAGCGGTCGACCATGTGGAGCGGCCCCGGCTCGCCTCCGCGATCCCGCCCCGGTCCGACCATCACGACGTACTCCTGCGCAGGCTCCGGGAGTTGGGCGAGCTGCACCGCGAGGGCGTGCTCACGGACGAGGAGTTCGCGACCACCAAGGCCGCCGTCCTACGGGGTTTCTGA
- a CDS encoding DoxX family membrane protein, translating to MAHSTRTDTHSPYLDGDRDWRDTATRYALLPLRVFLGVTFIYAGLDKLTDSSFFAGSGSGSVGDLMRTVRDSSAIPALVDLALKNPSGFGYAIAFGELAVGIGTLLGLLARLAAVGGALISLSLWLTVSWASDPYYYGNDLPYLMAWLPLVLAGASVFSVDAALRARRRQRSGGYR from the coding sequence ATGGCTCACAGCACTCGAACGGACACGCACTCTCCTTATCTGGACGGCGACCGGGACTGGCGGGACACCGCCACTCGTTACGCCCTGCTGCCCCTGCGCGTCTTCCTCGGCGTCACCTTCATCTACGCCGGCCTGGACAAACTCACCGACAGCTCCTTCTTCGCCGGCTCCGGATCAGGCTCCGTCGGTGATCTGATGCGCACGGTCCGTGACTCCTCCGCGATCCCGGCCCTGGTGGACCTCGCCCTCAAGAACCCTTCGGGCTTCGGCTACGCCATCGCCTTCGGTGAGCTGGCCGTCGGTATCGGCACACTGCTGGGGCTGCTGGCCCGGCTGGCGGCGGTCGGCGGCGCGCTGATCTCGCTCAGCCTCTGGCTGACCGTGAGCTGGGCATCTGATCCGTACTACTACGGCAACGATCTCCCCTACCTGATGGCCTGGCTCCCCCTGGTCCTCGCAGGCGCGTCCGTTTTCTCAGTGGACGCCGCCCTGCGGGCGCGGCGGCGGCAGCGGTCCGGGGGGTATCGGTAG